One Elusimicrobiota bacterium genomic window carries:
- the ribBA gene encoding Riboflavin biosynthesis protein RibBA translates to MKSQFTSIPEAIRQIRMGKMIIVVDDPDRENEGDLVMAAEKVTPASINFMAQHGRGLICVPMMSSRLDKLGLTPMVNVNTELREAAFTVSVDVKKGTSTGISASDRAKTILALIDNKTKPDDLAKPGHVFPLRAKEGGVLVRTGHTEAGVDLARMAGLAPAAVICEIMSPNGSMARLPALQKIAQKHKLALITIRDLISYRSHHEKLVKRLVTAKLPTKFGEFDLQLYEDSVLQEHHVALVRGDVANSKNVLVRVHSSCFTGDVLHSLRCDCGEQLQSAIEMISKKGEGVVLYMHQEGRGIGLMNKLHAYILQDKGLDTVQANLKLGFAADLRDYGIGAQILSDMGLTSIHLITNNPRKIVGLDGYGLKITKRIPLVIPSNPLNARYLETKRKKMGHILKK, encoded by the coding sequence ATGAAATCCCAATTCACCTCTATCCCTGAAGCCATCCGACAAATTCGAATGGGAAAAATGATTATCGTGGTTGACGACCCTGATCGTGAAAATGAAGGAGATTTGGTGATGGCGGCCGAGAAGGTCACACCTGCTTCCATTAATTTCATGGCCCAACATGGACGCGGTCTTATTTGTGTTCCCATGATGAGTTCACGCCTTGACAAGTTGGGATTGACTCCCATGGTGAACGTGAACACAGAGCTGCGCGAGGCCGCTTTCACAGTCAGTGTGGATGTTAAAAAGGGCACTTCCACTGGCATCTCGGCCTCCGACCGAGCGAAGACGATTCTGGCCCTCATTGATAACAAAACAAAACCCGATGATCTCGCCAAGCCGGGTCATGTGTTTCCTCTCCGCGCCAAAGAAGGCGGAGTGCTGGTTCGCACTGGCCACACGGAAGCCGGAGTGGACCTGGCCCGCATGGCAGGCCTGGCCCCAGCCGCCGTCATTTGTGAAATCATGAGCCCCAACGGCTCGATGGCAAGGTTGCCCGCCCTTCAAAAAATCGCGCAAAAACATAAATTGGCCCTCATCACCATCCGCGATTTGATTTCATACCGAAGCCATCATGAAAAATTGGTCAAACGTCTGGTGACGGCGAAATTGCCCACCAAATTTGGCGAATTTGATCTCCAACTCTATGAAGATTCGGTTCTCCAGGAACATCACGTGGCCCTGGTCAGAGGCGACGTGGCCAACAGCAAAAATGTATTGGTTCGGGTCCATTCTTCGTGCTTTACAGGAGATGTTCTTCACTCCCTCAGGTGTGATTGCGGAGAACAACTCCAATCCGCCATCGAAATGATTTCTAAAAAAGGGGAGGGCGTCGTTCTTTACATGCACCAAGAAGGACGTGGTATCGGCCTCATGAACAAATTACACGCCTATATTTTGCAGGATAAAGGCCTTGATACCGTCCAAGCCAATCTAAAACTCGGATTTGCCGCTGACCTTCGAGATTATGGTATTGGAGCTCAAATCCTTTCAGATATGGGGTTGACCTCCATCCATTTGATAACGAACAACCCCCGAAAGATCGTGGGACTTGATGGATATGGGCTAAAAATCACCAAAAGGATTCCATTGGTGATTCCTTCCAATCCGCTAAATGCCCGATATCTCGAGACCAAACGAAAAAAAATGGGACATATATTAAAGAAATGA
- the ribE gene encoding Riboflavin synthase, with protein MFTGIIQHKGQVEKFIRNTLVIRLPSINVKLGDSVAVNGICLTVVNKKSLGKSLLLTFEISEETLEKTTLPKWIPGMTVNMEPAMTLNDPLGGHWVQGHVDGVGKIKSIQLQRHSREMWIEIPKSLIQYIVPKGSVTIDGVSLTAVKVGKNNFSIALIPHTWKNTNLGELKRGQSVNLETDIMAKYVQKYMQRK; from the coding sequence ATGTTTACGGGAATAATCCAACATAAAGGACAAGTGGAAAAATTCATTCGGAACACCTTGGTGATTCGGTTGCCCTCTATAAATGTAAAGTTAGGAGACAGTGTGGCCGTTAACGGTATCTGTTTAACAGTTGTGAATAAAAAATCTTTGGGAAAATCCCTTCTTTTGACGTTTGAAATTTCTGAAGAGACACTGGAAAAGACCACTCTTCCCAAATGGATACCTGGAATGACCGTTAATATGGAACCCGCCATGACACTCAACGATCCCTTGGGCGGACACTGGGTTCAAGGCCATGTGGATGGAGTGGGGAAAATAAAAAGCATCCAGCTGCAAAGACATTCGAGGGAAATGTGGATTGAGATTCCAAAGTCTCTCATTCAATATATTGTCCCGAAAGGCTCCGTGACCATTGACGGCGTGAGTTTAACAGCGGTTAAAGTTGGGAAAAATAATTTTTCCATCGCGCTCATCCCCCACACGTGGAAAAACACCAATCTGGGAGAGTTAAAGAGAGGACAGAGCGTTAACTTAGAAACAGATATCATGGCCAAATACGTTCAAAAGTACATGCAACGAAAATGA
- the ribD gene encoding Riboflavin biosynthesis protein RibD translates to MRRALHLAAKGQGFVNPNPKVGCVIVKKGKIIGEGYHQRFGGPHAEILALAQAGSKAKGATMYLTLEPCTHFGKTPPCAPEILKAQIHQIYVAMKDPNPLVSGKGIQTMKKGGVSVHVGLEEEAAQDLNRPFVTLMTKKRPYVILKMALTLDGKIATKTGDSKWITSTASRRYVHALRSQSDAILVGKRTALMDKPRLTSHGIGRNPTRFVVTSQGKKKMTAKTILNSLARQHVSQLMVEGGGETSWSFIKENLVDELYFFVAPLIIGGRTAPSPVEGEGFKKINEGLKLHSLTVSRINDDILIHAYNKAA, encoded by the coding sequence ATGCGGCGAGCGCTCCATTTGGCCGCCAAAGGACAAGGATTTGTAAACCCCAATCCAAAAGTCGGGTGCGTGATTGTTAAGAAGGGGAAGATAATTGGGGAAGGATACCATCAACGTTTTGGTGGACCTCATGCTGAGATCCTTGCCTTGGCCCAAGCCGGGTCCAAGGCCAAAGGTGCCACCATGTACCTGACCCTGGAACCCTGCACGCATTTTGGAAAAACCCCTCCTTGCGCTCCTGAAATTCTGAAGGCACAAATCCATCAGATTTATGTGGCCATGAAAGATCCCAATCCGTTGGTTTCTGGCAAAGGAATTCAAACTATGAAAAAAGGGGGGGTGTCCGTTCACGTGGGACTTGAAGAGGAGGCCGCCCAAGATCTCAACCGTCCTTTTGTGACCTTGATGACAAAAAAACGCCCCTACGTGATCTTAAAAATGGCCCTGACTTTGGATGGAAAAATTGCGACCAAAACAGGGGATTCCAAGTGGATCACTTCAACCGCTTCTCGGCGTTATGTTCACGCCCTGAGGTCTCAATCCGACGCCATCTTGGTGGGCAAACGAACCGCCCTCATGGACAAACCCCGGCTCACCAGTCATGGGATTGGAAGAAATCCCACACGGTTTGTCGTGACCTCTCAAGGGAAGAAAAAAATGACGGCCAAAACCATACTCAACTCGCTTGCTCGACAACATGTTTCTCAATTGATGGTGGAGGGAGGGGGAGAAACATCCTGGTCTTTCATCAAAGAAAACTTGGTAGATGAACTGTATTTTTTCGTGGCGCCACTTATTATTGGAGGGCGCACAGCCCCCAGTCCCGTGGAAGGAGAGGGATTCAAAAAAATTAATGAGGGGCTCAAACTTCACTCTTTAACGGTTTCTCGAATTAATGACGACATTCTGATCCATGCTTATAACAAGGCGGCCTAA
- the rpmB gene encoding 50S ribosomal protein L28, which produces MTGVGPQTGMNVSHSNRHTKRRWEPNLKKKRIFVPEENRWMTVRLTANALKTLTRKGLKSVNKMRARVVRRNPSFKHA; this is translated from the coding sequence ATGACCGGAGTGGGGCCTCAAACGGGGATGAATGTCTCCCACTCAAACCGACACACCAAACGCCGATGGGAACCCAATTTAAAGAAAAAACGCATCTTTGTTCCGGAAGAAAATCGTTGGATGACTGTTCGTCTTACAGCGAACGCCTTGAAAACATTGACTCGAAAAGGCTTAAAATCCGTGAATAAAATGCGGGCCCGCGTTGTCCGTCGCAATCCGAGCTTCAAACACGCCTAA
- the tagA gene encoding N-acetylglucosaminyldiphosphoundecaprenol N-acetyl-beta-D-mannosaminyltransferase, translated as MSSGDFHQIITANALLFLQTQKEPQLRQACEEASLVYPESAGAHWALKIRGLPSKESFHPLAGIDMAFQLCEIAAQMNKGVYFLGGKPGLAEKAMTYLSENIPNLRVSGFHHGFFSQQEEAGIIHQITQSQAGLVLVGMGMPFQDLWIYSRKHLLPKALYIGIGGTFDIWSGNLKRAPKWVQKQGLEWLYRFWLEPWRWRRMAQLPLFVYRVLREKTFGPPTLEI; from the coding sequence TTGAGCTCTGGAGATTTTCATCAAATTATCACGGCCAACGCGCTCCTCTTCCTTCAAACCCAAAAGGAACCTCAATTAAGACAAGCTTGTGAAGAGGCCTCTCTTGTGTATCCAGAATCAGCTGGGGCCCATTGGGCACTTAAAATAAGGGGATTACCCTCCAAGGAGAGTTTTCACCCCTTGGCGGGCATCGATATGGCCTTCCAACTTTGCGAGATAGCGGCCCAAATGAACAAGGGGGTTTATTTCTTGGGAGGGAAACCGGGATTGGCTGAAAAAGCAATGACCTATTTGAGTGAAAATATTCCAAATCTGCGCGTTTCCGGATTCCACCATGGTTTTTTTTCGCAACAAGAAGAGGCGGGCATAATCCACCAAATAACACAAAGCCAAGCAGGCCTTGTTCTGGTGGGAATGGGGATGCCTTTTCAGGACCTTTGGATCTATTCTCGAAAACATCTGTTGCCCAAGGCCCTGTATATTGGAATTGGGGGAACTTTCGATATTTGGTCTGGGAACCTCAAAAGGGCGCCCAAATGGGTTCAAAAACAAGGGTTGGAATGGCTCTACCGATTTTGGCTGGAGCCCTGGCGATGGAGAAGAATGGCTCAATTGCCGCTATTCGTTTACCGAGTTCTCCGAGAGAAAACCTTTGGGCCTCCCACGCTCGAAATTTGA
- the smc gene encoding Chromosome partition protein Smc, with product MHLKHLDIVGFKSFADNIHLEFEPGITAIVGPNGCGKSNIIDAVRWCLGEMSAKSLRSNLMMDVVFNGSGSRPPQNLAEVTLTFDNSDKRLPIDFSDVSITRRLFRSGESEYFINKTQCRLRDIRELFLDTGMGEDGYSSLEQGKVEWILQAKPEERRELFEEAAGVSKYRARREEALRKLDKVEIDLSRLADIIAVTTDQIRKLENAVNKAKTYQRVREELKVMEVNDWLFQLSNSDNELSEMARELDIHQKKYEELNTQIHQLDTQISESRLQLTQSEEELLKANSALNQIDSNIKIGEERLNHARRRQQDIETQESHTKENLLREETRIKELNEQSSHLIAALEDLKRAGSTIESGFSESKAVFEKTHHELEIKKQEAKSVRELILSRTQERGQLQQQMSNYSSDLARLTSQLENTEKEKSRLQNQLEQIQEKINFGENQTEELKSQLNQKSELLQGMSAEIKNLEESETALRLETLHQTEEIAKLKGQIHSIQDQQNLDPYLAGTQAVLSSQLTGIYGPLGRLIQTDEINRDIVAATIGEHLGDLVAESTEDAQKAIQLLQEQQKGRVRIWILDKLAEQPPQGFVGSLPGGTTLLSCIQTEEKYRPLLMHLCSSLWIQGTSVYGHAVINGGVDPSKWQSHISLRLPELEKALAEKESKKKSLDENLVELDHNLILQTQKRESVLKELEEVRIRLELALEDLARISDEKKSYEEESIAVDLNTERIMAEKTKAQANHEEHLSKFNAIQQEEQDNHNHLDQLQHELTELQQSHAKASAELANQEGNFKAFQEKIHWQESVITHNRQEMNNVEQTRQRHLQSIDDMKNQMSEAKNQQEEADKLIQSSLSEREKASDLLVLIQSNRTQLSTQVQSLELTLSQIRSELGQVQELIQNERIRESQIKNRVETFTQKLNDQYEMSLESAKALFTSPVAADPETLEKLKKRVANMGPINLAAPEEHAELMEKNSFLTTQQGDLIKAREDLKQVITKINATTREHFRETFDKVRENFRALYSTLFQGGEADIKFTDESDILNTGIDIFCQPPGKKLLHISLLSGGEKALTAIALLFAFFQVRPSPVALLDEVDAPLDEANVLRYADMIKKFSEKSQFLLISHNKRTMEAANTLYGVTMEELGVSKVLSARLQKKENMPPPIPAVETANA from the coding sequence ATGCACCTAAAGCATCTTGATATTGTTGGGTTTAAATCCTTTGCAGACAACATTCATCTTGAATTTGAACCAGGTATCACCGCAATTGTAGGCCCGAATGGCTGCGGCAAATCTAATATTATTGACGCTGTTCGTTGGTGCTTGGGCGAAATGTCCGCTAAATCATTACGTTCGAATCTCATGATGGACGTTGTCTTTAATGGATCTGGTTCTCGCCCACCTCAAAACCTCGCTGAAGTGACTTTGACCTTTGATAACAGCGACAAACGCTTGCCCATTGATTTCAGCGATGTTTCCATTACCCGCCGATTGTTTCGTTCCGGTGAATCAGAATATTTCATCAACAAAACTCAGTGTCGATTGAGAGACATTCGGGAACTCTTTCTTGATACAGGGATGGGGGAAGACGGCTATTCTTCCCTTGAACAAGGGAAGGTGGAATGGATTCTGCAGGCCAAACCGGAAGAACGACGAGAACTTTTCGAAGAAGCGGCTGGAGTTTCCAAATACCGCGCTCGACGAGAAGAAGCGCTAAGAAAGTTGGATAAAGTGGAAATTGATCTTTCTCGTTTGGCAGACATCATCGCAGTGACAACCGACCAAATTCGAAAACTTGAAAATGCCGTGAACAAAGCGAAGACCTATCAACGCGTGAGGGAAGAGTTGAAAGTCATGGAAGTCAACGATTGGTTGTTCCAACTCTCCAACTCCGACAATGAACTCTCTGAAATGGCGCGCGAGCTGGACATTCATCAAAAGAAATATGAAGAACTTAACACGCAAATTCACCAACTGGACACACAAATTTCCGAATCGCGTCTTCAATTGACTCAATCTGAAGAAGAACTCCTCAAAGCCAATTCAGCCCTCAATCAAATTGACTCGAATATAAAAATTGGTGAAGAACGTTTGAATCATGCTCGTCGACGACAACAAGACATCGAAACCCAAGAATCCCACACCAAAGAGAATCTGCTTCGAGAAGAAACACGGATTAAAGAATTAAATGAGCAGTCCTCCCATTTAATAGCGGCGCTTGAGGATCTTAAAAGGGCCGGATCGACGATCGAATCAGGATTTTCGGAATCCAAAGCTGTTTTTGAAAAAACCCACCATGAATTGGAAATAAAAAAACAAGAAGCCAAATCGGTCAGAGAATTGATTCTCTCACGAACGCAAGAAAGAGGACAATTGCAGCAGCAAATGAGTAACTACTCCTCTGATTTGGCGCGTTTAACCTCTCAACTTGAAAACACAGAAAAAGAAAAATCTCGTCTTCAAAACCAGTTGGAACAAATTCAAGAAAAAATTAATTTTGGGGAAAATCAAACAGAAGAACTCAAAAGCCAACTCAATCAAAAATCGGAATTATTACAGGGAATGTCCGCTGAAATTAAAAACCTGGAAGAATCTGAAACCGCCCTTCGCCTTGAAACGCTGCATCAAACCGAAGAAATTGCCAAACTTAAGGGGCAAATTCACTCCATCCAAGATCAGCAAAATCTCGATCCTTATCTAGCGGGAACCCAGGCGGTCCTTTCATCGCAACTCACAGGCATCTATGGCCCGTTGGGTCGATTAATCCAAACTGATGAAATCAACCGCGACATCGTCGCGGCTACCATTGGAGAACACTTGGGAGATTTGGTAGCCGAATCAACGGAGGATGCGCAAAAAGCCATTCAACTTCTTCAAGAACAACAAAAAGGGAGAGTTCGAATATGGATTTTGGATAAACTGGCCGAGCAACCTCCCCAAGGTTTCGTGGGATCACTTCCCGGAGGAACTACTCTGCTCAGTTGCATTCAAACAGAAGAAAAATATCGCCCTCTCCTCATGCATCTCTGTTCCTCCCTTTGGATTCAAGGAACCTCCGTTTATGGACATGCCGTGATCAATGGGGGAGTTGATCCATCAAAATGGCAGAGTCACATTTCACTTCGCCTTCCTGAACTGGAGAAAGCTCTTGCCGAAAAAGAATCCAAAAAGAAGTCTTTGGACGAAAATCTCGTGGAATTAGATCATAACCTCATTCTTCAAACACAGAAACGCGAAAGTGTTCTAAAGGAATTGGAGGAAGTTCGAATCCGGCTCGAATTGGCTTTAGAAGACTTGGCACGAATTTCAGATGAGAAAAAAAGTTATGAAGAAGAATCTATCGCCGTTGATTTGAATACCGAAAGAATAATGGCTGAAAAAACAAAAGCACAAGCCAACCATGAGGAACACCTGTCGAAATTCAACGCCATCCAACAAGAGGAACAGGACAACCACAATCATCTCGATCAACTTCAACATGAGCTAACCGAACTTCAGCAATCTCACGCCAAAGCTTCGGCCGAATTGGCCAATCAAGAAGGAAACTTCAAAGCATTTCAAGAGAAAATTCATTGGCAGGAATCGGTCATCACCCACAACAGACAGGAAATGAACAACGTCGAACAAACACGTCAACGGCATCTTCAATCCATTGATGACATGAAAAATCAAATGTCTGAAGCAAAAAATCAACAAGAAGAGGCGGATAAACTCATTCAGTCTTCCCTTTCCGAAAGGGAAAAGGCGTCAGACTTATTGGTTTTGATTCAATCCAACCGAACCCAATTATCAACCCAAGTTCAATCATTGGAACTCACGCTCTCTCAGATCAGGTCTGAATTGGGACAAGTTCAGGAATTAATCCAAAATGAACGTATTCGAGAGAGTCAAATTAAGAATCGAGTGGAAACATTCACGCAGAAATTGAACGATCAATATGAAATGTCACTGGAATCCGCGAAGGCTCTATTCACCTCTCCTGTCGCGGCAGATCCGGAGACTTTGGAAAAACTCAAGAAACGTGTGGCCAATATGGGCCCCATAAATCTTGCCGCCCCAGAAGAACATGCCGAATTGATGGAGAAGAACTCGTTCCTGACGACCCAACAAGGGGATCTCATCAAAGCCAGGGAAGATTTGAAACAGGTCATCACAAAAATCAATGCCACCACACGCGAACATTTCAGAGAGACCTTCGACAAAGTACGCGAGAACTTTCGGGCGTTATATTCCACACTGTTTCAAGGGGGGGAAGCGGACATCAAATTCACCGATGAATCCGATATCCTCAACACTGGAATCGATATTTTCTGCCAACCTCCAGGAAAAAAATTGCTTCATATATCCCTGCTTTCGGGAGGCGAAAAAGCCCTGACAGCGATAGCCCTTCTCTTTGCCTTTTTCCAAGTGCGCCCTTCTCCCGTAGCCCTTCTCGACGAAGTTGATGCCCCATTGGATGAAGCCAATGTTCTCCGTTATGCGGATATGATCAAGAAATTTAGTGAGAAAAGCCAATTCCTGCTCATCAGCCACAACAAACGAACCATGGAAGCTGCCAACACCTTGTACGGAGTCACCATGGAAGAATTGGGGGTTTCAAAGGTTTTGTCGGCAAGGTTGCAAAAGAAAGAAAACATGCCTCCCCCTATTCCAGCCGTGGAGACCGCAAACGCCTGA